The Agreia sp. COWG nucleotide sequence GGCCACCGTGCTGCCCCTCACCGACGAGCTGAGCGCCCCCCTTGTGGCCGCGGCCTCGGTGATCCCGATCGTGGCCCTCGCGCCGGTGCTCTACACGATGTTCGGTGCCGACAAAGAGACCGCTCGCCAACTCGTGGCGGCCCTCGCGGTCTTCATCCCCGTCTACCTGAACACCCTGCGGGGCCTCCGCCAAGCCCGGCCCGTTCATCGAGACCTGATGCGGGCGTACGGGGCATCCGGATGGCAGGCCACCCGGGCGGTCACCCTGCCCGGCGCCGTTCCGTTCCTCTTCATCGGGCTGCGCATCGCGTCGAGCCTCGCCGTCATCTCCGCGCTGATCGGCGAGTACTTCGGCGGTCCGATCGGGGGGCTCGGCAAGAGCATCACGTCGGCGGCCGCCTCGAGCAACTACTCCCTCGCCTACGCCTACGTGCTGGGCGCCATCATTCTCGGCCTCGTCTTCTACGTCGTGACCCTCGGGGTCGAGAGGCTCGTGTCGCCGCATCGCGCTGACGTGCGGGGGGCCGCGTAGCGACGAGCCCCATCGATGTCCGCCGATCCTGGCGGCCCTGCACCACACCACCGCACCATTACAGGAGGAACAATGAAACACAGCAAACGCCTCATTGTCACCG carries:
- a CDS encoding ABC transporter permease gives rise to the protein MNRSASLSRTILAPLLLGVLVIVLWQLAVVVLEIKPFVLPSPSSIAAQFSGSIATVWSASLVTGSNAVIGLLLGAVVGIVAAIVATVLPLTDELSAPLVAAASVIPIVALAPVLYTMFGADKETARQLVAALAVFIPVYLNTLRGLRQARPVHRDLMRAYGASGWQATRAVTLPGAVPFLFIGLRIASSLAVISALIGEYFGGPIGGLGKSITSAAASSNYSLAYAYVLGAIILGLVFYVVTLGVERLVSPHRADVRGAA